The DNA region GCGGATGGCGGACGTGATCGGCGACCTGCTCCAGGCCGACGACGACGGCGAGGGCGTGGTGACGATGCTGCGCGGCCGGGACCTCCAGGACACCCTGATCGACGAGGGTGCGCTGCCCGGCGTCGACGCGGACCCGCTGGCCGGCCCGTTCGCCCACATCGTGGTGGACGAGGCCCAGGAGCTGACCGACGCGCAGTGGCAGATGTTGCTGCTGCGCTGCCCGTCCCGGAGCTTCACCATCGTCGGGGACCGCGCCCAGGCCCGGCACGGCTTCACCGAGTCGTGGCAGGAGCGGCTCGAGCGGATCGGACTCGACCGCATCACCATGGCCTCGCTCGGCATCAACTACCGCACGCCGGAGGAGGCGATGGCGCAGGCCGAGCCGGCCATCCGGGCGGCGCTGCCGGACGCCAACGTGCCGACCTCGGTGCGCAGCAGCGGCATTCCGGTCCGGCACGGGTCGGTGGCGGAGTTGGCGGAGGTGCTGGACACCTGGCTCGCCGAGCACGACGAGGGCATCGCCTGCGTCATCGGCGCTCCGGGCTTCGAGGAGCGGTCGCGGATCCGCTCACTCACTCCGGAGCTGGCCAAGGGACTGGAGTTCGACCTGGTCGTCCTGGTCGATCCGGAGGCCTTCGGCGAGGGCGTCGAGGGGGCGGTCGACCGCTACGTGGCGATGACCAGGGCGACCCGGCGGCTCGTCATCCTGCGGAGCAACTGATGCGCCACGCGCGGTACGGCGGCCGGCGCGTCCCCCGGTCGGGTGACGGGGCTGTCGGTCACCGGCGTCCGCGGGCCAGACTGGCCCGATGGACGAGGACGAACCGCTGGCGGCGTGGGCCGCGCGCCGGGAGCAACGGCTGCGGCCGGTCGGTCAGTTGAGGGTGGTACGGCTCACGGACGGGCAGCAGCGCGGCGCCCATGTGACGCCGGACGGGCCGCGGCTGATCGTGCGCTGGGACGGCTACCAGTGGCTGCCGGAGACGGTGGCCGAGGACTACGCCGCCGCCCAGCGGATCCTGCACGGGATCGAGGGCGACGGCGTCCGGCGTCCGCCCTACTCGGCGCCGCGACCGCGCAAGGCCCCGGGGCGCCACCGCCGGCCGTAGCCCGCGCCGGCGCGAGCTCCCGGCGGCATGGCGAAGGGGGCCCGGCACACTCGGCGCCGGACCCCCGGGCGGTCAACGCCCGCTGCCCGCAGGTCAGTTGTGGGCGTGCAGGTCCGCGTTCAGCCCGCCCCAGGAGCCGGAGCGGGCGATGACCTCGACCGCGCCGGTCTGCGAGTTGCGGCGGAACAGCAGGTTGTCCTGGCCGGACAGCTCGACGGCCTTGGCCACCGTGCCGTCCGGGGTGGTGACCCGGGTACCGGCGGTGACGTACAGGCCGGCCTCGACCACGCAGTCGCTGCCCAGCGAGATGCCGATGCCCGCGTTGGCGCCGAGCAGGCAGCGCTCGCCGACCGAGACGACCTGCTTGCCGCCGCCGGACAGGGTACCCATGATCGACGCACCGCCGCCGATGTCGCTGTGGTCGCCGACCACGACGCCGGCGCTGATCCGGCCCTCGACCATCGAGGTGCCGAGGGTGCCGGCGTTGAAGTTGACGAAGCCCTCGTGCATCACGGTGGTGCCGGCCGCCAGGTGCGCGCCGAGCCGGACCCGGTCGGCGTGGGCGATGCGCACCCCGCTCGGGGCGACGTAGTCGGTCATCCGCGGGAACTTGTCGATCCCGTACACGGCCAGCTGGCCGCCCTGGGCGCGGACGGCGAGGCGGGCCTGCTCGACCTTGTCCACCGGGACGGGACCGATGCTGGTCCACGCGACGTTGGCGAGCAGGCCGAAGATGCCGTCCAGGTTCTGGCCGTGCGGCTGGACCAGGCGGTGGCTGAGCAGGTGCAGGCGCAGGTACACGTCGTGGGTGTCCAGCGGCTTCTCGTCCAGCGAGGCGATGGTGGTGCGCACGGCGACCACCTCGACGCCGCGGCGGGCGTCGGCGCGCAGGGCGTCGGCGGCGCCGGCGCCGAGCTCGGCCTCGGCCTGCTCGGGGGTCAGGCGCACGGTGCCGGCCGGGCCGGGCTCGGCGGCCAGCGCGGGGGCGGGGTACCAGGTGTCGAGGACGGTGCCGTCGGCGGCGATGGTGGCCAGACCGGTGGCGACGGCGCCGTTCGGAGCGGGGGAGGTGGATTCAGCAGTCACACTGTGCACGTTAACCAATGCGGGGCCCCGCTGCCGAACACGCCCAGCGTCCGGACACGCCGGTCGGACCCGCAGGCCAGCGGGGTGCCGGGCCGGAAAACCCGGTGCTCGGACGCTCACCACTGGGCAATACTCGGCCGGGTGTTCATGTCGATTTCCACCACCGGCAGCACCGAGAGCCCGGCCACGGATCTCGGGTTCCTGCTGCACAAGCATCCCGGCAAGGTCCAGCGGTTCACGACGTCGCACGGCGAGGCCCACGTCTTCTACCCCGAGGCGGGGGACGAGGTCTGCACGGCGGCGCTGCTGCTGGACATCGACCCGATCACCCTGGTCCGCAAGGGCCGGGGCAACGGCAAGGGGCGGGGCGGCTCGCCCGACTTCGCGCTCTCCCAGTACGTCAACGACCGCCCGTACGCCGCGTCCTCGCTGCTCGCGGTGGCACTGCGGACGGTGTTCCGCTCCGCGATGAAGGGCGACTGCCAACTGCGTCCGGAGCTGCCGGGGCGGCTCCGTCCGCTGCGGATCGAGCTGCCCGCCGTGCCCGCGAACGGCGCGGGCGAGGGCGGCGGCCCGGCGATGGTGGCCCGGCTGTTCGAGCCGCTGGGCTGGCGGGTCGAGGCGGCGGCGATCCCGCTGGACGAGGCTTTCCCGGAGTGGGGCGAGTCCCGCTACGTGCGGGTCGTGCTCGCCTCGGACGCGATCCGGCTCGCCGACGCGCTCCAGCAGCTGTACGTGCTGCTGCCGGTGCTGGACGGCGCCAAGCACTACTGGGTCGCCCCGGACGAGGTGGACAAGCTGCTCGCCGCCGGTGAGGGCTGGCTGGCCGCCCACCCCGAGCGCGCCCTGATCGCCCGGCGCTACCTGTCCCGGCGCTGGTCGCTGACCCGGGCCGCGATGGAGCGCCTGGAGCTGGCCCGGCTGGCGGAGGCGGACGACCGCGAGGTCGAGGAGATCGACAACGCGGTCGACGACCGCCCGGACGAGGAGTCCGCCGAGTCCGCCGAGTCCGCCGAAACGGCTGAGACCACCGAGCCCCGGCAGCCCTCGCTCGCCGAGCAGCGCCGCGCCGCGATCCTCGCCGCCCTGCGCGACAGCGGCGCGGCCCGGGTCGCCGACCTCGGCTGCGGCCAGGGCGAGCTGATCGGCGAGCTGCTGAAGGACGCCCGGTTCACCGAGATCCTCGGCGTGGACGTGTCCGCGCGGGCGCTGCAGGCGGCGAACCGCAAGCTGCGTCTGGCGCGCCTGCCCGAGCGGCAGGCGGCCCGGGTGACGCTGGCGCAGGGCGCGCTGACGTACACCGACGCCCGGCTGAAGGGCTACGACGCGGCGGTGCTGTGCGAGGTGATCGAGCACCTGGACCTACCGCGGCTGCCCGCGCTGGAGTACGCGGTGTTCGGCGCGGCCCGCCCGAGGGCCGTGGTCGTCACCACGCCCAACGTCGAGTACAACGTCCGTTGGGAGAGCCTGCCGGCCGGCCGTGCCCGGCACGCCGACCACCGCTTCGAGTGGTCGCGCGCCGAGTTCGAGGCCTGGGCCGGGAAGGTCGCGGCGGCGTACGGGTACACGGTGGAGTTGCGCCCGGTCGGCCCCGAGGACCCGGAGGTCGGCCCGCCGACCCAGCTGGCCCTGTTCCGCACCGCGACCACCACGACGCCCGAAGCCGCGACCACCACGACGCCCGAAGGAGGCGAGACCCGATGACCGACGACGCCACCAGCACCGACGCACCCCAGCCGGAAGCGCCCGAGCGCACCACCACCCCCCGCCGCCTCCCCGTCACCGACGTCTCCCTGGTCGTCCTGATCGGCACCAGCGGCTCGGGCAAGTCCACCTTCGCCCGCCGCCACTTCCTGCCCACCCAGGTGATCTCCTCCGACTTCTGCCGGGGCCTGGTCGCCGACGACGACAACGACCAGTCCGCCTCCGCCGAGGCCTTCGACGTCCTGCACTACATCGTCGGCAAGCGCCTCGCCGCCGGCCGCCTCACCGTGGTGGACGCCACCAACGTCCAGCCGGAGGCCCGCCGGCAGCTGGTCGCGATCGCCCGCGAGCACGACGTGCTGCCGATCGCGATCGTGCTGGACGTGCCGCCAGGCGTGTGCGCCGAGCGCAACCGTTCCCGCCCGGACCGCCAGCTGCCCGCCCACGTGGTCCCGCGTCAGCACCGTGAACTGCGCAGGTCGCTCCGGGGCCTGGAGCGCGAGGGCTTCCGCAAGGTGCACGTCCTACGGGGCGAGGCCGAGGTGGCGGCCGCCGAGATCGAGCTGGAGAAGCGCTACAACGACCTGCGCCACCTCACCGGCCCGTTCGACATCGTGGGCGACATCCACGGCTGCCGCTCCGAGCTGGAGACCCTGCTGGACCGCCTCGGCTACACCCTCGCCCGGGACGCCGAGGGCCGTCCGGTGGACGCGGCCCACCCGGCGGGCCGCACCGCCGTGTTCGTCGGCGACCTGGTCGACCGCGGCCCGGACACCCCGGGCGTGCTGCGCCTGGTGATGGGCATGGTGGCGGCCGGCCACGCGCTCTGCGTGCCCGGCAACCACGAGAACAAGCTCGGCCGGGCGATGGACGGCAAGAAGGTCACCGTCTCGCACGGCCTGCAGGAGTCGCTGGACCAACTGGCCGGGGAGTCCGAGGAGTTCAAGGCCGAGGTGCGCGCCTTCATGCGCGGCCTGGTGAGCCACTACCTGCTGGACGGCGGCGCCCTGGTGGTCTGCCACGCCGGTCTGCCGGAGCGGTACCACGGCCGCGCCTCCGGCCGGGTGCGCTCGCACGCGCTGTACGGGGAGACCACCGGCGAGACCGACGAGTACGGCCTGCCGGTGCGCTACCCGTGGGCGGAGGAGTACCGGGGCCGGGCGCTGGTGGTCTACGGCCACACCCCGGTGCCGAGCGCGAGCTTCCTCAACAACACCATCTGCCTGGACACCGGCTGCGTCTTCGGCGGCAGCCTGACCGCGCTGCGCTACCCGGAGCGCGAGCTGGTGAGCGTCGAGGCCGAGCGGGAGTGGTACGCCCCCGTGCGCCCGCTGCTCGCCGACGCGCCGGGTGCCCGCGAGGGCCGTCCGCTGGACCTCGCCGACGTGGCCGGGCGCCGGATCGTGGAGACCGGGCTGCACGGGCGGGTGGCCGTCCGGGAGGAGAACGCGACGGCCGCGCTGGAGGTGATGAGCCGCTTCGCGCTGGACCCGCGGCTGCTCGCCTACCTGCCGCCGACCATGGCGCCGAGCCCGACCTCCCGCCGGGAGGGCTACCTGGAGCACCCGGAGGAGGCCTTCTTCGCCTACCGCGCGGACGGCGTCCGGCACCTGGTCTGCGAGGAGAAGCACATGGGCTCGCGCGCGGTGCTGCTGGTCGCCCGGGACGGCGCCGCGCTGGAGCGGCGCTTCGGGGTGGCGGGCCCGGGCGCGATCTGGACCCGGACCGGCCGGGCCTTCCTCGACGACGAGGAGCTGACCGCCGCCGTGCTGGGCAGGGTCCGGTCGGCGGCCGAACGGGCCGGGCTGTTCGAGGAGTTGGGCACCGACTGGCTGCTGCTGGACGCCGAGCTGATGCCCTGGTCGCTGAAGGCGGTGGAACTGCTGCGCCGCCAGTACGCGGCGGTCGGCGCGGCGGCCGGCGCCGCGCTGCCCGAGGTGCTGTCGGCCCTGGAGCAGGCGGCCGCGCGCGGGCTGGAACTGGGGGAGCTGACCGCCCGTCAGCGCCGCCGCGCCGCCGACGCGCGGGCCTTCACCGAGTCGTACCGGCGCTACTGCTGGCCGACCGAGGGCCTGTCGGGCCTCCGGCTCGCACCGTTCCAGCTGCTGGCCGCCGAGGGGGCGAACCTCGCGGCGCGCCCGCACGACGAGCACCTGGCCTGGGTCGACCGCCTGGTGGACGCCGACGAGGCGGCCGCGGCGGAGGACGGCGACGCGCGGCAGCCCGTGCTGCACCGCACCGGACGGGTCCTGGTGGACACCGAGGACGAGGCCTCGGTGGCCGCCGCCACCGCCTGGTGGGAGGACCTGACGGCGGCGGGCGGCGAGGGCATGGTGGTCAAGCCGCTGGCCTCGGTGGTGCGGACGGCGCGCGGCGAGGGCCGTCCGGGCGGCCTGGTGCAGCCGGGGCTTAAGGTGCGCGGCCGGGAGTACCTGCGGATCATCTACGGCCCGGACTACACCGAGCACCTGGACCGGTTGCGGATGCGCTCGCTGGGCCACAAGCGCTCGCTGGCGCTGCGTGAGTACGCGCTGGGCCTGGAGGCGCTGGACCGGCTGGCGGCCGGGGAGCCGCTGTGGCGGGTGCACGAGCCGGTGTTCGCGGTGCTCGCGCTGGAGTCGGAGCCGGTCGACCCGCGCCTGTGAAGACCGGCTGAAGGAGGGGAGTCCCGCGCCGGGACTCCCCTCCCTCGGCACCATTCTGTATAGAAATTCCGGTCATCGTATAGACTTGCCACCTTCCCCCAGTCCCGTCACCCCAGGAGCCCGGTATGGCCTTCAACCTCCGGAACAGGCACTTCCTCAAGGAGCTCGACTTCACGCCCCAGGAGTTCCGCTACCTGGTGGACCTCGCGGCCAGTCTGAAGGCGGCCAAGTACGCGGGCACCGAGCAGCCCCGGCTGCGCGGGAAGAACATCGCGCTGATCTTCGAGAAGACCTCCACCCGCACCCGCTGTGCCTTCGAGGTCGCCGCGCGCGACCAGGGGGCCGGCACCACCTACCTGGACCCGGCCGGCTCGCAGATCGGCCACAAGGAGTCCGTCAAGGACACCGCCCGGGTGCTCGGCCGGATGTTCGACGGCATCGAGTACCGCGGCCACGGCCAGGAGATCGTCGAGGAGCTGGCCCAGCACGCCGGCGTCCCGGTCTGGAACGGCCTGACCGACGAGTGGCACCCCACCCAGATGCTGGCCGACGTGCTCACCGTCACCGAGCACACCACCAAGCCGCTCACCGAGGTCGCCCTCGCCTACCTCGGCGACGCCCGCTCCAACATGGGCAACTCACTGCTGGTCACCGGCGCCCTGCTCGGCATGGACATCCGGATCGTCGCCCCGCGCACCCTCTGGCCGGCCGAGGAGGTGCGGAAGGCGGCGCAGGCGCTGGCCGAGGAGACCGGCGCCAGGATCACCCTGACCGAGGACGTGGCCGAGGGCGTGGCCGACGCCGACTTCCTCTACACCGACGTCTGGGTCTCGATGGGCGAGCCCAAGGAGGTCTGGGCCGAGCGGATCGAGCTGCTCAAGCCGTACCAGGTGTCCATGGACACCGTCCGGGCCACCGGCAACCCGAACGTGAGGTTCCTGCACTGCCTGCCCGCCTTCCACGACCTCGGCACCGTGGTCGGCCGGCAGATGTACGAGGCGACCGGCATGACCGAGCTGGAGTGCACCGACGAGCTGTTCGAGTCGGCGCACTCCATCGTGTTCGACCAGGCCGAGAACCGCCTGCACACCATCAAGGCGGTCCTGGTCGCCACCCTCGGCTCCTGACGCCACCCTCGGCTCCTTCGGCTCCTGAGGAGCCGCGCGAAAGGGTCAGCGTGCCAGCCTGACGCAGGCCACCCGGTCGGCGGCCGCGTGCCGACCGGCCGGGGCGCCCGCGTGCAGCACCAGCGAGCGCGCCCCGCCGGGCCGCGGCTGCCACTCCACCGCGGCCCTCGCGGTGGCGCCGCCCCGCCCGTCGGTGCGCAGCACCAGCCGCAGTTCGTTGCGGTCGTTGGCGTACGCCGGGTCGGTGGACGGCTGCACCGGGTCGACCACGTCCTGGTAGTGCGGCCCGGAGGAGGCCGGATCGGCCCCGCAGTCGCCGGTGTGCAGGTGCACCGGGAACTCGTGGTCGGGGGCGAGCCCGGCCACCGTCAGGGTGAGCACCGTCCGCCCGGGCACCGGGCGGTCGGTGACGACCCGGACGTGCGAGCCGTACGGCACCAGGTCGTCGGCGTAGCTGATCGCGGCCGGCGGGACGAAGGCGGTCGCCGGGTCGAAGGCCGCCTCCGTCACGGAGACCGGCGAGGCGGCGGGAACGAGCAGGGCCAGCGGCAGCAGGGCGGCGGCGAGCGGAGTGGGCATCGGGTCGGGCCTTCCACGGGCAGGGCGACGGTCGCCCTGCTAACGGCCCCGCGCCCTCGGGGACACTCAGCCGACCTCGCGCGCGATCCCCCGGATCTCGCAGCGCGGCCCGCTGGCCCGCATCAGCCGCAGGTCGGCGGTGACCAGCGGCGCCCCGTACCGTTCGGCGACCGCGACGTACGCGGCGTCGTCCGGGGTGAGGTTGTCCTTGAGCTCCCAGATCCGGCCGAGCAGCGGCGCCACCTCGATCTTGCGGATGGTCACCGCGGCCAGTTCGCCGGTGAGTTCGGCGACCCGCTCGGCGGTCAGCTCCTTGGCGAGGTAGAGGCCGCGCAGGGACTGCATCACCTCGATCACGATGTGCTCGGGCGCAGCCCAGTCGCCGTCGACGGCGAGTTCGGCCCGGGCGCGGTCCCCTCGCGGTCCCCGGTCGGCGAGCGCCAGCACCAGCGCGGACGCGTCCACCACGATCATCGTCGGCCCCCTCTGCCCGTCACCACAGCGGTCACCGTACCGGGCCGGCCCTCACCCGGCGGAGCCGGGCCTGGAGGTCGCGGTCCCGGACGGCTGGGTCCGCCCCGGCATGCCGTTGTGGAACGGCCGGATGGTCTGCTCGGCCCGCTGTGCCTGCGCGGGGGTGATCCACTCCTGCAGGCCGGCGGACAGCGCGGCGGCCTTCAGCTGGTCGAGGCTGAGCGGCAGCCCGTCCCGGACGACCTGGGCCTGGTCCGATCCGGCGACCTGCGCCGCGTTGCTGGTGCTGACCGTCACCCTGGCCTGGTCCGGCCGCAGCAGGTCGACCTCGCGCTCCAGGGCGCCGTGAGAGGTCCGTTCGGTGAGCGTCAGCCGGGTGCCGTCCGGGAGCACGCTGTCGGAGCAGGAGCTGAACAGGCCGTGGGCGTTCACCTTCGCGCAGCTGAACACGTCGTCGGCGCTGGGGTGGGAGTCGGGCCCCAGGCGGGCGCCGAAGCCGCCCTCGAACCAGAGCCGGACGTTGGCCGGGCCGGAGCCGTCGTCGTAGAGCAGGTCGGCCACGATCGACACGTGCCCGGGGTCGGTGCTGCCGGTCCTGGTCAGCTGGGAGGAGCCGGAGTAGTCGTAGATCCGCCTGTCCGGGGGCAGGGCTTCGGCCAGGGCGGCCAGCGCGGCGTGGCCGGTCATGGCGACCTTGCCGGTGTTGGGGCCGGTGCCCGGCTGGGGCTGCTCCGGGTTGTCGTCGGTCGGCTCCACCGGTCGCGGGTACCGCCGGCCGGAAGCCGGCGCGGTCGAGGCCGTCGGGGAGGCGGCCGGGGAACCGGTGGCCGAGGCGGCGGCTGCGGCCTGACCGCCGTTCCCGGTCCCGTCCCCGCCGCGCAGCGCGAGGCTGCCGCCGACGGCGAGCGCGGCCACCGCCGTCACCGCGCCGACGACGGTCAGTCGACGGCGGCGCCGGATCGAGCGGCCCTGCCGGGCGCTCGCGGCGACCAGCGGGCCGAGGTCGGGGCCGAGGCCGTTCATCGTGCGCTCGAAGACGGCGGACAGCTCGCGGCCGTCCACGTCGGGCTCGTTCATGGTCGTCGT from Kitasatospora cathayae includes:
- a CDS encoding 3' terminal RNA ribose 2'-O-methyltransferase Hen1 translates to MFMSISTTGSTESPATDLGFLLHKHPGKVQRFTTSHGEAHVFYPEAGDEVCTAALLLDIDPITLVRKGRGNGKGRGGSPDFALSQYVNDRPYAASSLLAVALRTVFRSAMKGDCQLRPELPGRLRPLRIELPAVPANGAGEGGGPAMVARLFEPLGWRVEAAAIPLDEAFPEWGESRYVRVVLASDAIRLADALQQLYVLLPVLDGAKHYWVAPDEVDKLLAAGEGWLAAHPERALIARRYLSRRWSLTRAAMERLELARLAEADDREVEEIDNAVDDRPDEESAESAESAETAETTEPRQPSLAEQRRAAILAALRDSGAARVADLGCGQGELIGELLKDARFTEILGVDVSARALQAANRKLRLARLPERQAARVTLAQGALTYTDARLKGYDAAVLCEVIEHLDLPRLPALEYAVFGAARPRAVVVTTPNVEYNVRWESLPAGRARHADHRFEWSRAEFEAWAGKVAAAYGYTVELRPVGPEDPEVGPPTQLALFRTATTTTPEAATTTTPEGGETR
- the argF gene encoding ornithine carbamoyltransferase; this encodes MAFNLRNRHFLKELDFTPQEFRYLVDLAASLKAAKYAGTEQPRLRGKNIALIFEKTSTRTRCAFEVAARDQGAGTTYLDPAGSQIGHKESVKDTARVLGRMFDGIEYRGHGQEIVEELAQHAGVPVWNGLTDEWHPTQMLADVLTVTEHTTKPLTEVALAYLGDARSNMGNSLLVTGALLGMDIRIVAPRTLWPAEEVRKAAQALAEETGARITLTEDVAEGVADADFLYTDVWVSMGEPKEVWAERIELLKPYQVSMDTVRATGNPNVRFLHCLPAFHDLGTVVGRQMYEATGMTELECTDELFESAHSIVFDQAENRLHTIKAVLVATLGS
- a CDS encoding superoxide dismutase family protein — protein: MPTPLAAALLPLALLVPAASPVSVTEAAFDPATAFVPPAAISYADDLVPYGSHVRVVTDRPVPGRTVLTLTVAGLAPDHEFPVHLHTGDCGADPASSGPHYQDVVDPVQPSTDPAYANDRNELRLVLRTDGRGGATARAAVEWQPRPGGARSLVLHAGAPAGRHAAADRVACVRLAR
- a CDS encoding polynucleotide kinase-phosphatase, translating into MTDDATSTDAPQPEAPERTTTPRRLPVTDVSLVVLIGTSGSGKSTFARRHFLPTQVISSDFCRGLVADDDNDQSASAEAFDVLHYIVGKRLAAGRLTVVDATNVQPEARRQLVAIAREHDVLPIAIVLDVPPGVCAERNRSRPDRQLPAHVVPRQHRELRRSLRGLEREGFRKVHVLRGEAEVAAAEIELEKRYNDLRHLTGPFDIVGDIHGCRSELETLLDRLGYTLARDAEGRPVDAAHPAGRTAVFVGDLVDRGPDTPGVLRLVMGMVAAGHALCVPGNHENKLGRAMDGKKVTVSHGLQESLDQLAGESEEFKAEVRAFMRGLVSHYLLDGGALVVCHAGLPERYHGRASGRVRSHALYGETTGETDEYGLPVRYPWAEEYRGRALVVYGHTPVPSASFLNNTICLDTGCVFGGSLTALRYPERELVSVEAEREWYAPVRPLLADAPGAREGRPLDLADVAGRRIVETGLHGRVAVREENATAALEVMSRFALDPRLLAYLPPTMAPSPTSRREGYLEHPEEAFFAYRADGVRHLVCEEKHMGSRAVLLVARDGAALERRFGVAGPGAIWTRTGRAFLDDEELTAAVLGRVRSAAERAGLFEELGTDWLLLDAELMPWSLKAVELLRRQYAAVGAAAGAALPEVLSALEQAAARGLELGELTARQRRRAADARAFTESYRRYCWPTEGLSGLRLAPFQLLAAEGANLAARPHDEHLAWVDRLVDADEAAAAEDGDARQPVLHRTGRVLVDTEDEASVAAATAWWEDLTAAGGEGMVVKPLASVVRTARGEGRPGGLVQPGLKVRGREYLRIIYGPDYTEHLDRLRMRSLGHKRSLALREYALGLEALDRLAAGEPLWRVHEPVFAVLALESEPVDPRL
- the dapD gene encoding 2,3,4,5-tetrahydropyridine-2,6-dicarboxylate N-succinyltransferase, with the translated sequence MTAESTSPAPNGAVATGLATIAADGTVLDTWYPAPALAAEPGPAGTVRLTPEQAEAELGAGAADALRADARRGVEVVAVRTTIASLDEKPLDTHDVYLRLHLLSHRLVQPHGQNLDGIFGLLANVAWTSIGPVPVDKVEQARLAVRAQGGQLAVYGIDKFPRMTDYVAPSGVRIAHADRVRLGAHLAAGTTVMHEGFVNFNAGTLGTSMVEGRISAGVVVGDHSDIGGGASIMGTLSGGGKQVVSVGERCLLGANAGIGISLGSDCVVEAGLYVTAGTRVTTPDGTVAKAVELSGQDNLLFRRNSQTGAVEVIARSGSWGGLNADLHAHN
- a CDS encoding type II toxin-antitoxin system VapC family toxin, with the protein product MIVVDASALVLALADRGPRGDRARAELAVDGDWAAPEHIVIEVMQSLRGLYLAKELTAERVAELTGELAAVTIRKIEVAPLLGRIWELKDNLTPDDAAYVAVAERYGAPLVTADLRLMRASGPRCEIRGIAREVG
- a CDS encoding DUF6087 family protein, with amino-acid sequence MDEDEPLAAWAARREQRLRPVGQLRVVRLTDGQQRGAHVTPDGPRLIVRWDGYQWLPETVAEDYAAAQRILHGIEGDGVRRPPYSAPRPRKAPGRHRRP